In a genomic window of Sarcophilus harrisii chromosome 4, mSarHar1.11, whole genome shotgun sequence:
- the LOC105750535 gene encoding C-C motif chemokine 5: MKVSRGILILVLIAAALCCQVHASPDGPDTPVCCFIFTSKKIPSKLVVNYSATSNRCAKEAVIFITKQGLNICANPKEQWVQNIMKLLNSKKAKTQRP, from the exons ATGAAGGTCTCCAGAGGTATTCTGATCCTCGTTCTCATCGCTGCAGCTCTCTGCTGTCAAGTTCATGCCTCACCTG ATGGCCCTGACACTCCAGTTTGCTGCTTCATTTTCACCAGTAAAAAGATCCCTTCAAAACTGGTGGTGAACTATAGTGCCACTAGCAACAGATGTGCCAAGGAAGCTGTGAT CTTTATCACAAAACAAGGCCTCAATATCTGTGCTAATCCAAAGGAGCAGTGGGTCCAAAATATTATGAAGCTATTAAACAGCAAAAAAGCAAAGACCCAGCGTCCATGA